The Panulirus ornatus isolate Po-2019 chromosome 5, ASM3632096v1, whole genome shotgun sequence genome includes a window with the following:
- the LOC139746977 gene encoding uncharacterized protein, producing the protein MGERRLVTAVTLLLLLLLVILVSVQGHYFKSRRGHRKHLRLGIGVHRKSHGVRNAHHRRVHHHKAALKAFHTRTGKHSKHGRKHHKAHRSKLKGKHIKHGRKHHKGHRRKPWPYHEYLTFLNIRDMPVLKKMRFTYTDGSIAELETMLNCIQRQLRKPGLAKKYRGLGHVYILFYFVKRLKEGASKMKWKNRKVPGLTVKLNSYKMKKVRKLARRLYLNRRLYLKTLKAIFPNARHRVKLPKPTPPKVTFKPINIETISWPDLTLPMIFKEKPGKEMFKIPKKIKLSMRKNILNLLFPYLKQGDNFRVSNIPDLSLLLIKVKGQPSFEIDDILYSLSKQLKLSSVTAKYPGLSLLYLLFYCIKAIQNGDPNPRLETLRLPGVNIGKFSSNFEPIKRLAKQLNTHPALYYYTLKTIFPSVQLSQDTIKWPASSELNLPQPPQNTFKPINLDIPSTPNFNLKPSDIVVPTLPDITFPQISQGKPSEETFNIPNNVKTKLNNNIINLLFPYTEGRNVNLPVSETPDLSDLLIRFNGQTSLSIDDILHSFTRQLSVPSSTTKYPGLSLLYILFYFIKALQNGDPNPSLKTLNLPGLNIRQFSSSITPIRRLAKLLYTQPTLYHYILKTIFRNVQLSTDSISRPITLNINLGPNTRSIDNMDIPSIPKLSRPGTPQNTLKPIDIKIPTLPDITFPQVINGKPGEEFNIPNDIKTTLNKNFINLLFPSMKDNFGFPVTNMPDLSLLLTKVNGQSPADIDNILSSFSHQLKIPSSTTKYPGLSLLYVLFYYIKALQTGNPNPPLETLNLPGVSIRELSSNIAPIQRLAKLIYTHPTLYHYTLKFIFPSAQLPLPNINRPISPNTNPLTTNPKPPQNIIKPINIDIPPLPNLSLPNTPQITFKPIDIKIPTLPDITFPQVINGNQVKNINIPNDIKTTLNKNFINLLFPSMKDNFGFPVTNMPDLSLLLTKVNGQSPADIDNILSSFSHQLKIPSSTTKYPGLSLLYVLFYYIKALQTGNPNPPIETLNLPGVNIRELSSNIAPIQRLAKLIYTHPTLYHYTLKFIFPSAQLPLPNINRPISPNTNPLTTNPKPPQNIIKPINIDIPPLPNLSLPNTPQITFKPIDIKIPTLPDITFPQVINGKPGEEEFNIPNDIKTTLNKNFINLLFPSMKDNFGFPVTNMPDLSLLLTRVNGQSPADIDNILSSFSHQLKIPSSTTKYPGLSLLYVLFYYIKALQTGNPNPPLETLNLPGVSIRELSSNIAPIQRLAKLIYTHPTLYHYTLKFIFPSAQLPLPNINRPISPNTNPLTTNPKPPQNIIKPINIDIPPLPNLSLPNTPQITFKPIDIKIPTLPDITFPQVINGKPGEEFNIPNDIKTTLNKNFINLLFPSMKDNFGFPVTNMPDLSLLLTRVNGQSPADIDNILSSFSHQLKIPSSTTKYPGLSLLYVLFYYIKALQTGNPNPPLETLNLPGVSIRELSSNIAPIQRLAKLIYTHPTLYHYTLKVIFPSAQLPLPNINRPISPNTDPLTTNPNPSQNIVKPINIDIPPLPNLSLPNTPQITFKPIDIKIPTLPDITFPQVINGKPGEEFNIPNDIKTTLNKNFINLLFPSMKDNFGFPVTNMPDLSLLLTKVND; encoded by the exons ATGGGTGAGCGTCGGCTGGTGACCGCAGTgacactgctgttgctgctcctgctggtgatatTGGTATCAGTTCAAGGCCACTATTTCAA GAGCCGTCGGGGTCACCGGAAACACCTTCGTCTTGGAATCGGAGTACATCGCAAGTCACACGGGGTAAGGAACGCTCACCACAGGCGCGTACACCACCACAAGGCAGCGCTTAAGGCCTTCCATACGAGAACAGGCAAGCACAGTAAGCATGGACGAAAGCATCACAAAGCCCATCGCTCCAAACTAAAAGGCAAGCACATTAAGCACGGACGAAAGCATCACAAAGGCCATCGCCGCAAACCATGGCCATACCATGAGTACTTAACATTCTTAAACATCAGAG ATATGCCAGTCCTAAAGAAAATGAGATTCACATACACTGATGGAAGTATCGCGGAACTCGAGACGATGCTCAACTGTATACAGAGACAGCTTAGAAAACCAGGTTTGGCCAAGAAATACCGAGGTTTAGGGcatgtatatattttgttttattttgtgaaACGCCTCAAAGAAGGTGCCTCAAAAATGAAGTGGAAAAACAGGAAGGTACCCGGATTAACCGTGAAATTAAATTCTTATAAAATGAAGAAGGTAAGGAAATTAGCGAGACGCCTTTACTTGAATCGAAGATTATATCTCAAAACTTTAAAAGCCATTTTCCCTAATGCTCGCCACCGAGTAAAACTGCCAAAACCTACTCCTCCAAAGGTCACTTTCAAACCAATCAATATAGAGACCATTTCATGGCCGGATTTGACTCTTCCCATGATATTCAAAGAGAAACCGGGTAAAGAAATGTTTAAGATACCGAAGAAGATCAAATTATCGATGAGAAAGAACATTCTCAATTTGCTTTTCCCTTATTTAAAACAGGGTGATAATTTCCGAGTGTCAAACATCCCAGACTTAAGTCTCCTACTAATAAAAGTCAAGGGCCAGCCTTCATTTGAGATAGATGATATATTATACAGTTTATCAAAACAGCTTAAATTGTCAAGTGTGACCGCCAAATATCCAGGTTTGAGCCTTTTATATTTGCTCTTTTATTGCATAAAAGCAATTCAAAATGGCGACCCAAACCCACGTCTAGAAACACTACGTCTACCAGGAGTAAACATTGGAAAATTTTCTTCTAACTTTGAACCGATCAAAAGGCTAGCAAAACAACTCAATACACATCCTGCATTATATTATTACACGTTAAAAACCATCTTCCCGAGTGTTCAGCTATCTCAGGACACCATCAAATGGCCAGCATCATCAGAACTTAACTTACCTCAACCTCCACAGAACACCTTCAAACCTATCAACTTAGATATTCCTTCTACTCCAAATTTCAATCTGAAACCAAGTGATATTGTGGTTCCTACCTTACCAGATATAACGTTCCCTCAAATAAGCCAAGGTAAACCAAGTGAAGAAACATTCAATATACCAAATAACGTCAAAACGAAATTGAATAACAACATTATCAATTTGCTTTTCCCTTACACGGAAGGAAGAAATGTTAATCTACCAGTTTCAGAGACACCAGACTTAAGTGATCTATTAATACGTTTCAATGGACAGACTTCACTTAGTATAGACGATATATTACACAGTTTTACAAGACAGCTTAGTGTACCAAGTTCAACCACAAAATATCCAGGTTTAAGCCTTCTATATATCCTATTTTATTTCATCAAAGCTCTTCAAAATGGCGACCCAAATCCATCATTAAAAACACTAAATCTACCTGGACTGAATATCAGACAATTTTCTTCTAGCATTACACCGATCAGAAGACTAGCAAAACTCCTTTATACACAGCCTACATTATATCATTACATATTGAAAACCATCTTTCGGAATGTTCAGCTGTCTACGGACAGCATCAGCAGGCCAATAACACTAAACATTAACTTAGGACCAAACACTCGCTCTATAGATAATATGGATATACCATCCATACCAAAACTAAGTCGACCCGGCACTCCACAGAACACTTTGAAACCAATTGATATCAAAATCCCCACTTTGCCTGATATAACTTTTCCTCAAGTAATCAATGGAAAACCAGGTGAAGAATTCAATATACCAAATGATATCAAAACGACATTGAATAAGAACTTTATCAATTTGCTTTTCCCATCTATGAAAGATAATTTTGGTTTCCCAGTTACGAATATGCCAGACCTAAGTCTCCTATTGACAAAAGTCAATGGTCAGTCTCCAGctgatatagataatatattatCCAGTTTTTCACACCAACTTAAGATACCAAGTTCGACCACAAAATATCCAGGTTTAAGCCTCTTATATGTGCTCTTTTATTATATAAAAGCACTTCAAACTGGCAATCCAAATCCACCTTTAGAAACACTAAATCTACCTGGAGTAAGTATCAGAGAATTGTCTTCTAACATTGCACCAATCCAAAGACTAGCCAAACTCATCTACACACATCCTACATTATATCACTACACATTAAAATTCATCTTTCCAAGTGCTCAGCTGCCTTTGCCCAACATCAATAGGCCAATATCACCTAACACTAATCCATTAACAACAAACCCTAAACCTCCACAGAATATCATCAAACCAATCAATATAGATATTCCTCCTTTGCCAAATTTAAGTCTGCCCAACACCCCACAGATCACTTTCAAACCAATTGATATCAAAATCCCCACTTTGCCTGATATAACTTTTCCTCAAGTAATCAATGGAAACCAGGTGAAGAATATCAATATACCAAATGATATCAAAACGACATTGAATAAGAACTTTATCAATTTGCTTTTCCCATCTATGAAAGATAATTTTGGTTTCCCAGTTACGAATATGCCAGACCTAAGTCTCCTATTGACAAAAGTCAATGGTCAGTCTCCAGctgatatagataatatattatCCAGTTTTTCACACCAACTTAAGATACCAAGTTCGACCACAAAATATCCAGGTTTAAGCCTCTTATATGTGCTCTTTTATTATATAAAAGCACTTCAAACTGGCAATCCAAATCCACCTATAGAAACACTAAATCTACCTGGAGTAAATATCAGAGAATTGTCTTCTAACATTGCACCAATCCAAAGACTAGCCAAACTCATCTACACACATCCTACATTATATCACTACACATTAAAATTCATCTTTCCAAGTGCTCAGCTGCCTTTGCCCAACATCAATAGGCCAATATCACCTAACACTAATCCATTAACAACAAACCCTAAACCTCCACAGAATATCATCAAACCAATCAATATAGATATTCCTCCTTTGCCAAATTTAAGTCTGCCCAACACCCCACAGATCACTTTCAAACCAATTGATATCAAAATCCCCACTTTGCCAGATATAACTTTTCCTCAAGTAATCAATGGGAAACCAGGTGAAGAAGAATTCAATATACCAAATGATATCAAAACGACATTGAATAAGAACTTTATCAATTTGCTTTTCCCATCTATGAAAGATAATTTTGGTTTCCCAGTTACGAATATGCCAGACCTAAGTCTCCTATTGACAAGAGTCAATGGTCAGTCTCCAGctgatatagataatatattatCCAGTTTTTCACACCAACTTAAGATACCAAGTTCGACCACAAAATATCCAGGTTTAAGCCTCTTATATGTGCTCTTTTATTATATAAAAGCACTTCAAACTGGCAATCCAAATCCACCTTTAGAAACACTAAATCTACCTGGAGTAAGTATCAGAGAATTGTCTTCTAACATTGCACCAATCCAAAGACTAGCCAAACTCATCTACACACATCCTACATTATATCACTACACATTAAAATTCATCTTTCCAAGTGCTCAGCTGCCTTTGCCCAACATCAATAGGCCAATATCACCTAACACTAATCCATTAACAACAAACCCTAAACCTCCACAGAATATCATCAAACCAATCAATATAGATATTCCTCCTTTGCCAAATTTAAGTCTGCCCAACACCCCACAGATCACTTTCAAACCAATTGATATCAAAATCCCCACTTTGCCTGATATAACTTTTCCTCAAGTAATCAATGGGAAACCAGGTGAAGAATTCAATATACCAAATGATATCAAAACGACATTGAATAAGAACTTTATCAATTTGCTTTTCCCATCTATGAAAGATAATTTTGGTTTCCCAGTTACGAATATGCCAGACCTAAGTCTCCTATTGACAAGAGTCAATGGTCAGTCTCCAGctgatatagataatatattatCCAGTTTTTCACACCAACTTAAGATACCAAGTTCGACCACAAAATATCCAGGTTTAAGCCTCTTATATGTGCTCTTTTATTATATAAAAGCACTTCAAACTGGCAATCCAAATCCACCTTTAGAAACACTAAATCTACCTGGAGTAAGTATCAGAGAATTGTCTTCTAACATTGCACCAATCCAAAGACTAGCCAAACTCATCTACACACATCCTACATTATATCACTACACATTAAAAGTCATCTTTCCAAGTGCTCAGCTGCCTTTGCCCAACATCAATAGGCCAATATCACCTAACACTGATCCATTAACAACAAACCCTAATCCTTCACAAAATATTGTCAAACCAATCAATATAGATATTCCTCCTTTGCCAAATTTAAGTCTGCCCAACACCCCACAGATCACTTTCAAACCAATTGATATCAAAATCCCCACTTTGCCAGATATAACTTTTCCTCAAGTAATCAATGGGAAACCAGGTGAAGAATTCAATATACCAAATGATATCAAAACGACATTGAATAAGAACTTTATCAATTTGCTTTTCCCATCTATGAAAGATAATTTTGGTTTCCCAGTTACGAATATGCCAGACCTAAGTCTCCTATTGACAAAAGTCAATG ACTAG